From a region of the Bacteroides sp. AN502(2024) genome:
- a CDS encoding ATP-binding protein, translating into MKNRICLFIVLMGLLYPSYVTSQESPYVFRQIGVAEGLPDNYVKSVFPIPDGRIGVRSTVLLSLYDGAHYSNFPFNVHGEYSIAYNHIIPEQYIDADKRLWMKERKSLRVFDLVTEQYIYNVDSLFRQFGLKDKVSDLIIDSEKRCWFLTPGSAVYMYDAETKSIEQVCRNDEFMGYYGGLIRVESHGKYSWMVHQKGFIRCYDLEKKRFVQQLDFLKGQLKPDDRVVLKILDNGDFWLMWDRGVGYYDVYNKKWNQISGIRLGHYSWFTSMDIDKGGNAWVGTVVDGFYVIDMHNFSVTQILNIPLLSGNTVRNGIQSIYCDRENNSVWIGLYNQGMCYYHPCMNKIVLYNKKMVNGDWKGEEIRCMLETSKGEILMGTTQGVYRYEPETKRMYRFYHEFSQKNCRVLYEDSKKRIWVGTFHDGLYCIDHGKVRSYDYPDTDYQNELDFSNIRIMVEDSSGRLWVSIYGGVGLFNQENGQINLLSEQFPELKKYKVANALAIDNQSRLIVGSDNGLYIYDPATNKIWIPEQDGQANSIFNQGSIKYNQIFKDHEGTLWFATQYGLSVLTYNGQSYTLGKEDGLSQAILNVVEDKNHDIWISTVTSIYKIKVDRRADKYGFHVISCLSEDGIRQDDLFSFPSLMTRDNQLFLGLMNGFIAFSPGNMIDNQCINRPLFTSFRLFNVPVVSGESYNGRVLFDKALSYSDEVRLKYDENYITLEFSGLNFPNPSQTSFRYRLEGFDKEWTETLFENGQGRVVYNNLPSGEYVFRVSAAGNDRIWGPESAFKIVIQPPFWDTLVARVFYVIVGILFIFGLIYVINHRNRQKMIRMQEEEAMKQKEELDQMKFRFFTNISHELRTPLTLIITPLDMMIRRLTDDAMKKQLNTIYKNAQNLLSLVNQLLDFRKLEMKGERLHLMNGDMEEFIVSAYSNFMPMAVEKHLNFVYQSEHRSIYMFFDRDKVHKIVNNLLSNAFKYTPEGGTVDLLLATEEIEGRNYVRISVSDTGIGISESDLPYIFDRFYQVGNEGDEKIGSGIGLHLVREYVNIHGGRIKVDSQIDRGSVFTVWLPMDLKPEPDELSEEINGTDTTDVEEKETATSTVDDNLKKLLLVEDNQEFRTFLKEQLEDFYQIVEAADGEEGERKAIEENPNLIISDIMMPKVDGIELCHRIKTNVQTSHIPVILLTARTADDIKINGYEVGADSYMSKPFNFDMLMVRIEKLIEQQEKRKQEFRKNIEVNPSAITITSVDEQLIQKCLEYIEKNMDNPEYGVEELSRDLGMVRMSLYRKLQSITGHTPTDFIRSIRLKRAAQLLQGSQLPIVEIANRVGFSSPSYFSKCFREMFGMLPRQYVEEAGKFVK; encoded by the coding sequence ATGAAAAATCGAATATGTTTGTTTATCGTACTAATGGGATTATTGTATCCGAGTTATGTTACCTCGCAAGAATCCCCATATGTATTCCGTCAGATTGGAGTTGCCGAAGGATTACCGGATAACTATGTAAAGAGTGTTTTTCCCATTCCGGACGGACGTATCGGTGTACGAAGTACTGTGCTGTTAAGCCTGTATGACGGTGCACACTATTCAAATTTCCCTTTCAATGTTCATGGCGAATATTCGATAGCATATAATCATATCATTCCCGAACAGTATATCGATGCTGATAAACGTTTGTGGATGAAAGAACGCAAGAGTCTGCGTGTCTTCGATTTGGTTACCGAACAGTATATCTATAACGTAGATTCTTTATTCCGACAATTCGGTTTAAAGGATAAGGTGTCGGACCTGATTATTGATTCAGAGAAACGCTGCTGGTTTCTGACACCGGGTTCCGCTGTCTATATGTACGATGCGGAGACAAAATCAATCGAGCAGGTTTGCAGGAATGATGAGTTTATGGGATACTATGGAGGATTGATCAGGGTGGAAAGTCATGGGAAATACAGTTGGATGGTTCATCAGAAAGGATTTATCCGCTGCTACGATTTGGAAAAGAAACGTTTTGTACAACAACTTGATTTCCTGAAAGGTCAACTGAAACCGGATGACCGTGTGGTTCTGAAGATACTCGATAATGGTGACTTTTGGCTGATGTGGGATCGTGGAGTAGGCTATTATGATGTTTATAATAAAAAATGGAATCAAATTTCAGGTATCCGACTCGGACACTATTCCTGGTTTACTTCTATGGATATTGATAAAGGTGGAAATGCATGGGTAGGAACTGTTGTCGATGGATTCTATGTCATTGATATGCACAATTTTTCCGTAACCCAAATACTAAACATTCCTTTATTATCAGGCAACACAGTGCGTAACGGTATTCAGAGTATCTATTGTGACCGGGAAAACAATTCTGTTTGGATAGGACTCTACAATCAGGGAATGTGCTATTATCATCCTTGCATGAATAAAATAGTGCTGTACAATAAAAAGATGGTAAATGGTGACTGGAAAGGAGAGGAAATACGTTGTATGCTCGAAACGTCTAAAGGAGAAATCCTGATGGGTACTACACAAGGTGTCTATCGTTATGAACCGGAGACTAAAAGAATGTATAGATTCTATCATGAATTCAGTCAGAAGAATTGCCGTGTACTCTATGAAGACAGCAAAAAGCGTATTTGGGTCGGAACATTCCACGATGGACTCTATTGTATAGATCATGGAAAGGTACGATCTTACGATTATCCCGATACGGATTATCAGAATGAGCTGGATTTCAGTAATATCCGTATTATGGTCGAAGATTCTTCCGGTCGATTGTGGGTAAGTATATATGGGGGGGTAGGATTATTTAATCAGGAGAACGGACAAATAAACTTACTGTCCGAACAGTTCCCCGAACTCAAAAAATACAAAGTAGCCAATGCGTTGGCCATAGATAACCAATCCCGATTGATCGTAGGCAGTGATAATGGACTTTACATTTACGATCCTGCAACGAATAAAATATGGATACCGGAGCAAGACGGTCAGGCTAATTCAATCTTCAATCAGGGAAGTATCAAGTATAACCAAATATTCAAAGACCATGAGGGAACTTTATGGTTTGCCACTCAATATGGCTTGAGCGTCTTGACTTACAATGGGCAAAGCTATACATTAGGGAAAGAAGATGGTTTGTCCCAAGCCATCCTGAACGTAGTAGAAGATAAGAACCATGATATCTGGATATCGACAGTCACTTCTATTTATAAGATAAAAGTAGACAGAAGAGCTGATAAATACGGCTTTCATGTAATCAGCTGTCTGTCGGAAGATGGAATCCGTCAGGATGATTTATTTAGTTTCCCTTCGTTAATGACTAGGGATAATCAGCTTTTTCTGGGATTGATGAACGGATTTATCGCTTTCTCACCGGGAAATATGATAGATAATCAGTGTATCAATCGTCCTCTGTTTACCTCATTCCGCTTGTTTAATGTTCCGGTTGTTTCGGGTGAATCATATAATGGGCGTGTCTTATTTGACAAAGCATTGAGTTATTCGGATGAAGTGCGGTTGAAATATGATGAGAACTACATCACACTTGAATTCTCCGGACTGAACTTCCCCAATCCTTCCCAAACCTCTTTCCGTTACCGGCTGGAAGGATTTGACAAGGAATGGACGGAAACCCTTTTTGAGAATGGACAAGGACGTGTTGTCTATAACAATCTTCCTTCGGGCGAATACGTTTTTCGTGTGTCCGCTGCCGGCAACGACCGTATATGGGGACCTGAGTCTGCATTCAAAATCGTCATTCAGCCCCCGTTTTGGGATACATTGGTCGCTCGTGTTTTCTACGTAATTGTAGGTATTCTTTTTATCTTCGGGCTGATCTATGTAATAAACCACCGTAACCGGCAAAAGATGATTCGTATGCAGGAGGAAGAAGCGATGAAGCAGAAAGAAGAACTGGATCAGATGAAATTCCGCTTCTTCACAAATATAAGCCATGAACTCCGCACTCCGTTGACGTTGATTATTACGCCATTGGATATGATGATACGTCGATTGACAGACGATGCAATGAAAAAACAACTGAATACCATTTATAAGAATGCTCAAAACCTATTGTCATTAGTGAATCAGTTGCTCGATTTCCGCAAATTGGAAATGAAAGGAGAGAGGTTGCATCTGATGAACGGTGATATGGAGGAGTTTATTGTTTCTGCCTACAGCAACTTCATGCCAATGGCAGTAGAGAAGCATCTTAACTTTGTGTACCAATCGGAACATAGATCGATTTATATGTTCTTCGACCGGGATAAGGTACATAAGATTGTAAATAATCTATTGTCCAATGCCTTCAAATATACACCAGAAGGCGGGACGGTAGACTTACTGCTTGCAACAGAAGAAATAGAAGGAAGAAACTATGTGAGAATATCCGTATCCGACACCGGAATCGGAATATCTGAATCTGATCTTCCTTATATCTTTGACCGTTTTTATCAAGTAGGAAATGAAGGGGACGAAAAAATAGGCAGTGGCATCGGACTTCATTTAGTTAGGGAATATGTAAATATACATGGCGGTCGCATTAAAGTGGACAGTCAGATAGATCGCGGATCGGTATTCACCGTTTGGCTGCCGATGGATCTAAAACCGGAACCGGATGAACTGTCGGAAGAAATCAACGGAACGGATACAACGGATGTGGAAGAGAAAGAAACCGCTACATCCACAGTCGATGATAACCTGAAGAAACTGTTGTTAGTGGAGGATAATCAGGAATTTCGTACTTTCCTGAAAGAACAGTTGGAAGATTTCTATCAGATCGTTGAAGCAGCAGACGGTGAGGAAGGGGAGCGAAAAGCAATAGAGGAAAATCCGAACCTGATTATCAGCGACATTATGATGCCGAAAGTAGACGGTATCGAGCTTTGCCATCGAATCAAAACAAATGTGCAGACTTCCCATATACCGGTGATATTATTGACCGCCCGCACTGCCGATGATATCAAAATTAACGGCTATGAAGTAGGAGCGGACTCTTATATGTCGAAACCTTTCAATTTTGATATGCTCATGGTACGCATTGAAAAGCTGATAGAGCAACAGGAAAAGAGAAAGCAGGAATTCCGTAAAAACATAGAAGTAAATCCGAGTGCCATCACGATCACTTCGGTGGACGAACAGCTCATACAGAAGTGTTTGGAATACATAGAAAAGAACATGGACAATCCGGAATATGGTGTAGAAGAATTGAGTAGGGATTTGGGTATGGTACGTATGAGCCTTTACCGTAAGTTACAATCCATCACCGGACATACGCCCACCGACTTTATCCGCAGCATCCGTTTGAAACGGGCGGCACAGTTATTACAAGGAAGCCAGTTGCCGATTGTTGAAATAGCGAATCGGGTAGGGTTCAGTTCACCCAGCTATTTCTCGAAGTGTTTTAGGGAAATGTTCGGGATGCTCCCCAGACAATATGTGGAGGAAGCGGGAAAGTTTGTAAAATAA
- a CDS encoding RagB/SusD family nutrient uptake outer membrane protein, whose amino-acid sequence MKKYTYILACACMLGFSSCADSFLDLEPLDAKTDQVYFLDPTHFREYTNGFYSQLFGWRSGLTGHMDLQSDLITSRNGEQSDLGYGTLVAGGNDGRWGLYNSIRSNNILLQKAKEYPGDVKEIQEYISAAHFFRAYNYFSLLQAFGGVPIVEVPLGTSSAELRNPRNSRYEVVDFILSDLKKAIEGLPVEQNIIDSDKGHISRQAAKAFKARVLLYEATWRKYNGTSTDFEGSAGPARDQVNEFLEEAAALAKEVMDDPAFRLWNYNSEAVMNNLSSRYLFCIESEDSNPGKHGRNTNQEFIIYSVFDRTVNAGAIELNKNIIPYLYPTRKFIDMFLCQNGLPISGNEQFEGYHAVGDEFKNRDYRMNAYIGAPTGVAKLSGTIGFNGYGVQKFACPGAKDQEESPNYPVLRLAEVYLIYAEALYERHGSIDDEALNASINKLRSRAGIAALTNKLVEDNQLDMLDEIRRERAVELFLEGFRYDDLKRWGILEQTLNQSRLGMVVGQAGYLTPYKNAAGAVITANYDTDSYRFGEEEVQTGDGELSCVCITPKSNCQVRKAHYLYPIPQDQINLNGNLKQNPGY is encoded by the coding sequence ATGAAAAAATATACTTATATATTGGCTTGTGCTTGTATGTTGGGATTTTCTTCCTGTGCGGATTCTTTCCTTGATCTGGAACCGTTGGATGCAAAAACGGACCAAGTCTATTTCCTTGATCCGACTCATTTCAGGGAATATACGAACGGATTTTATTCTCAACTGTTCGGATGGCGTTCCGGATTGACAGGACACATGGATTTGCAATCCGATCTGATCACTAGCCGCAATGGTGAACAGTCCGATTTGGGATATGGTACATTGGTGGCAGGAGGTAATGACGGGCGTTGGGGACTCTACAACAGTATTCGTTCCAATAATATTCTTCTTCAGAAAGCCAAGGAATATCCGGGCGATGTAAAAGAAATCCAGGAGTATATCAGTGCTGCTCATTTTTTCCGTGCTTACAATTATTTTTCTTTGTTGCAAGCTTTTGGAGGTGTGCCTATTGTTGAAGTTCCGTTGGGTACCAGTTCTGCCGAGTTGCGTAATCCGCGTAATAGCCGTTATGAGGTAGTCGATTTTATTCTTTCCGATCTGAAAAAAGCAATAGAAGGTTTGCCTGTTGAACAGAATATAATTGATAGTGATAAAGGACATATCAGTCGTCAGGCAGCGAAGGCTTTTAAAGCACGCGTATTGCTTTACGAAGCTACCTGGAGAAAGTATAACGGTACGTCTACCGACTTTGAAGGTTCTGCCGGACCTGCACGCGACCAAGTGAATGAATTTCTTGAAGAAGCAGCAGCTTTGGCAAAAGAAGTGATGGATGACCCGGCGTTCAGGCTTTGGAACTATAACAGTGAGGCTGTAATGAACAATTTGAGCAGTCGTTATTTGTTTTGCATCGAGAGTGAAGACAGCAACCCGGGAAAGCACGGGCGCAATACGAATCAGGAGTTTATCATTTATTCCGTATTCGATCGGACGGTAAATGCCGGTGCTATCGAGTTGAATAAGAATATTATTCCTTATTTGTATCCCACACGGAAGTTTATCGATATGTTCCTTTGTCAGAACGGATTGCCCATTTCAGGGAATGAACAGTTTGAAGGCTATCATGCCGTTGGTGATGAGTTTAAGAACCGCGACTATCGTATGAATGCATATATAGGAGCGCCAACGGGTGTTGCCAAACTGTCCGGAACTATCGGATTCAACGGTTACGGTGTTCAGAAGTTTGCGTGTCCCGGAGCAAAAGATCAAGAGGAGTCTCCTAATTATCCAGTGCTTAGACTGGCGGAAGTTTATCTGATCTACGCAGAAGCGTTGTATGAACGTCATGGCTCCATTGATGATGAAGCTTTGAATGCTTCAATCAACAAGCTACGTTCGCGCGCCGGTATTGCTGCTTTGACAAACAAACTGGTAGAGGATAACCAATTGGATATGTTGGATGAGATACGTCGTGAACGTGCGGTGGAATTGTTCCTCGAGGGTTTCCGTTATGACGACTTGAAGCGTTGGGGGATTTTGGAACAAACACTCAACCAATCTCGTTTGGGAATGGTAGTAGGACAGGCAGGTTATCTCACTCCGTATAAGAATGCGGCAGGGGCAGTCATTACCGCTAATTATGATACCGATTCTTATCGTTTCGGTGAAGAGGAAGTTCAGACTGGAGATGGCGAATTGTCTTGCGTATGTATTACGCCCAAATCCAACTGTCAGGTTCGTAAGGCGCATTATCTCTATCCCATTCCGCAAGATCAAATTAACCTGAACGGGAATCTGAAACAGAATCCGGGATATTGA
- a CDS encoding hemolysin family protein → MEFLIILLLLVLNGIFAMYEIALVSSSKARLETLFAKGNKSARGVLKQLEEPEKFLSTIQIGITLIGIVSGAYGGVAIADDLVPFFSLITGSEVYARNLAMITTVAIITYLSLIIGELVPKSIALSNPERYAILFNPIMILLTKVSYPFVWLLSVSTRLLNKLIGLKSEERPMTQEEIKMILHQSSEQGVLDKEETEMIRDVFRFSDKRANELMTHRRDLIILHPDDTQEKVMKIIEEEHYSKYMLVDERKDEIIGVVSVKDIILMVGNKMPFDLREIARPPLFIPESLYANKVLELFKKNKNKFGIVINEYGGTEGIITLHDLTESIFGDILEEDETEEEEIVTRQDGSMLVEASMNIDDFMEKMGILSYEDIESEDFTTLGGLAMFLIGRIPKAGDIFTYKNLQFEVVDMDRGRVDKLLVIKRDEEQE, encoded by the coding sequence ATGGAATTTCTTATTATACTTCTTTTACTTGTACTGAATGGCATTTTTGCTATGTATGAAATTGCGCTGGTATCATCCAGCAAAGCGCGTCTTGAAACACTCTTCGCAAAAGGTAACAAATCAGCCCGCGGAGTTTTGAAACAATTGGAAGAACCGGAAAAGTTCTTATCTACCATTCAGATTGGTATCACTCTGATTGGTATCGTATCCGGTGCCTATGGCGGTGTGGCTATTGCCGACGACCTCGTTCCTTTCTTTTCTCTCATCACAGGCTCAGAAGTTTATGCACGCAACCTCGCAATGATTACTACCGTAGCAATCATCACCTATCTTTCTCTGATTATCGGAGAACTGGTTCCTAAATCGATCGCTCTGAGTAATCCGGAACGTTATGCGATATTATTCAATCCTATCATGATCCTACTGACAAAGGTCTCCTACCCTTTTGTATGGTTGCTTAGTGTTTCCACCCGGCTATTAAATAAACTGATTGGCCTGAAAAGCGAAGAACGCCCCATGACACAGGAAGAAATCAAAATGATTCTCCATCAAAGTTCGGAACAGGGTGTGCTCGACAAAGAGGAAACAGAAATGATACGTGACGTGTTCCGCTTCTCCGATAAACGGGCCAACGAACTGATGACACACCGCAGAGATCTTATTATTCTTCACCCTGATGATACGCAGGAAAAGGTGATGAAGATTATCGAAGAAGAACATTACAGTAAATATATGTTGGTAGACGAACGGAAAGACGAGATTATCGGTGTTGTTTCGGTCAAGGATATTATCTTGATGGTAGGCAATAAAATGCCGTTTGATCTGCGCGAAATAGCCCGTCCTCCCCTCTTTATTCCGGAAAGTTTATATGCAAATAAAGTTTTAGAGCTATTTAAGAAGAACAAAAACAAGTTTGGAATTGTTATTAATGAATATGGTGGCACAGAAGGTATCATCACCCTGCATGACCTGACAGAAAGTATCTTCGGAGATATCCTTGAAGAGGATGAAACGGAAGAAGAAGAAATCGTCACCAGACAGGATGGTTCGATGCTGGTGGAAGCTTCGATGAATATCGACGATTTCATGGAAAAGATGGGAATCCTATCCTACGAAGATATAGAGTCGGAAGACTTCACCACCCTAGGTGGTCTCGCCATGTTCCTGATTGGCCGTATCCCGAAAGCAGGAGACATCTTTACCTACAAGAATCTGCAATTCGAAGTGGTGGACATGGACCGCGGACGAGTAGACAAACTGCTTGTCATCAAACGGGACGAAGAACAGGAATAG
- a CDS encoding sigma-70 family RNA polymerase sigma factor, with protein MDKQQATFDDFFSECYLKYKGYIKNYIAIRICHPHEAEDLVQDVFVRLWEYRGFVNKDTVWSLLFTIARNIVTDKIRRYYKQEDFVAYIYNKMEDTGRNTTEDTVHYRELKKMHDKVMEALPVKRRQIYELSFKHDLSCSVIAGKLSLSPRTVECQLLLARKTVRTYLKNEFSRVG; from the coding sequence ATGGATAAACAGCAAGCTACATTTGACGACTTCTTCTCTGAATGCTACCTTAAATATAAGGGGTATATCAAGAACTACATCGCTATCCGGATTTGCCATCCGCATGAAGCGGAAGATCTGGTACAGGATGTTTTTGTCCGCTTATGGGAATACAGGGGATTTGTTAACAAGGATACAGTCTGGTCTTTGCTCTTTACTATCGCCCGCAATATTGTAACTGATAAAATCCGTCGTTATTATAAACAGGAAGATTTCGTCGCCTATATATATAATAAGATGGAAGACACCGGGCGGAATACCACAGAAGATACCGTTCATTATCGTGAATTAAAGAAGATGCATGACAAAGTGATGGAAGCTCTTCCTGTCAAACGCCGTCAGATCTATGAACTTAGTTTCAAGCATGACCTGTCTTGTTCTGTCATTGCAGGGAAGTTGTCCTTATCCCCCCGTACAGTAGAATGTCAATTATTGCTGGCTCGCAAAACGGTTCGTACTTATTTGAAAAATGAATTTTCCAGAGTCGGTTAA
- a CDS encoding six-hairpin glycosidase, with amino-acid sequence MRCILLGLCFLFFLNSASGQEIPLPEKMPQAHPRVLTTLAGKQEIWKLIRKEEWAKDVFYKLRERTEVYTNLTDAQPSWLLSRLAMYWKSHATEVYVKGETFDHAGGEKAPYPTVRYTGTRGTTATHGRPPLADVVPYDDEDGNVTFCNNALPDRPMESVHPSKTGRNIESLNCEILGIARDAAFLYWMTDEEKFAKLAAGVFDTYMTGIYYRNVPIDLNHGHQQTLVGLTSFEVIHEDALHIAVPLYDFLYNYLKANYPGKMEIYAGAFKKWADNIIANGVPHNNWNLLQARFIMNVGLVLEDDKEYADGKGREYYIDYVMNRSGIRQWSLTRLANYGFDANTGIWAECPGYSSVVINDYANFVNLFDANLQYDLVKAMPVLSKAVAATPQYLFPNRMICGFGDTHPGYLNTNFFIRMIQNAQANGKKEQEIYFTALLKCLNPDLGNDKTGKRNVRVSVNSFFEDKPLTLNPKVQPGKIEDYVSPLFYAPNVSWLVQRNGMHPRNSLMISLNGSEGNHMHSNGISMELYGKGYVLGPDAGIGLSLYSGLDYAEYYSQFPSHNTVCVDGISSYPVMKSNHSFDLLSCFPASAEPGKTFTSVTYSNLSFREPESRADQTRMMSIVTTGTETGYYVDVFRSRKEKGGDKMHDYFYHNLGQTLTLTAADGSNLNLRPTEELSFAGAHLYAYSYLYDKKVAATDKDVKATFTIDMKDKDGDAIYMNLWMKGEPEREVFTALAPMTEGLSRTPNMPYNIREQPTLTFVARQHGEAWNRPFVSIYEPSTKKEPSAIQSVSYFDAEGTGLEDFAGICVKSKNGRIDHIFSLSDAAQTAAYQGMKVKADYAVISNEYTGKRTLFLGNGTLLVTPGIMIQTDNAANVLLEKKEGEWYIISSAPCTVVIGDKKIKSDAVPEPMLLRI; translated from the coding sequence ATGAGATGTATTTTACTGGGACTATGTTTTTTGTTCTTTCTAAACAGTGCATCCGGACAAGAGATTCCTTTGCCGGAAAAGATGCCGCAGGCACATCCGAGAGTATTGACCACCCTGGCGGGAAAGCAGGAAATATGGAAATTGATTAGAAAAGAAGAATGGGCGAAAGATGTCTTTTATAAATTGAGAGAACGGACGGAAGTATATACAAACCTGACAGATGCCCAACCATCTTGGTTGTTGTCCCGTTTGGCGATGTACTGGAAATCCCATGCCACGGAGGTATATGTGAAAGGTGAAACGTTCGACCATGCGGGTGGTGAGAAAGCTCCTTATCCTACGGTACGCTACACAGGAACCCGTGGAACGACTGCTACTCACGGTCGCCCTCCATTGGCAGATGTCGTTCCTTATGATGATGAGGACGGGAATGTGACTTTTTGCAATAATGCACTTCCCGATCGTCCTATGGAGAGTGTACATCCGTCTAAAACCGGGCGGAATATCGAAAGTCTGAACTGCGAAATTCTGGGAATTGCCCGTGATGCCGCTTTTCTTTATTGGATGACGGATGAAGAGAAGTTCGCCAAACTCGCCGCAGGTGTCTTTGATACATACATGACGGGTATTTATTATAGGAATGTACCCATCGACTTGAACCACGGGCATCAGCAAACATTGGTAGGGTTGACATCTTTCGAGGTAATCCATGAAGATGCACTCCATATCGCTGTCCCTTTATATGATTTTCTATATAATTACCTAAAGGCTAATTATCCGGGTAAAATGGAAATCTATGCTGGAGCCTTCAAGAAATGGGCGGATAATATCATTGCGAACGGTGTACCTCATAACAATTGGAATTTGTTGCAGGCACGGTTTATTATGAATGTCGGATTGGTATTGGAAGATGATAAGGAGTATGCCGACGGAAAAGGACGCGAGTATTATATCGACTATGTGATGAACCGTTCCGGTATCCGCCAGTGGAGCCTGACGCGATTGGCGAATTACGGTTTCGACGCTAATACAGGAATTTGGGCTGAATGTCCGGGATATAGCAGTGTAGTAATCAATGATTATGCCAATTTCGTGAATTTGTTTGATGCGAATCTGCAATACGATTTGGTGAAAGCAATGCCTGTATTGTCGAAAGCGGTAGCAGCCACTCCCCAGTATCTGTTTCCTAACCGTATGATTTGCGGATTTGGAGATACGCATCCCGGGTATTTGAATACGAACTTCTTTATCCGTATGATACAGAATGCACAAGCGAATGGGAAAAAAGAACAGGAAATCTATTTCACTGCTTTATTGAAATGCCTGAACCCGGATTTGGGAAATGATAAAACAGGAAAGAGGAATGTGCGTGTATCTGTCAATTCTTTCTTTGAAGATAAACCATTGACACTGAATCCTAAAGTGCAGCCGGGAAAAATCGAAGATTATGTTTCTCCTTTATTTTATGCTCCCAATGTGTCGTGGCTGGTACAGCGCAACGGTATGCATCCGCGCAACAGTTTGATGATTTCATTGAATGGCAGTGAAGGTAATCACATGCACTCTAACGGCATTTCGATGGAACTTTACGGAAAAGGATATGTACTGGGTCCGGATGCAGGTATCGGACTATCCCTGTATAGCGGGCTGGATTATGCGGAATATTATTCTCAATTTCCCAGTCATAATACGGTTTGTGTGGATGGAATATCAAGCTATCCGGTGATGAAAAGCAACCATTCTTTTGATTTGCTTTCCTGTTTCCCTGCATCAGCGGAGCCGGGCAAAACATTTACGTCTGTTACTTACAGTAACCTTTCTTTCCGTGAACCGGAAAGTAGGGCGGATCAGACCCGCATGATGAGTATTGTCACTACCGGGACGGAAACAGGATATTATGTCGATGTATTCCGTAGTCGGAAAGAGAAAGGGGGGGATAAAATGCACGATTATTTTTATCACAATCTTGGGCAGACTTTGACATTGACGGCAGCAGATGGCAGCAACCTGAATCTCCGACCTACGGAAGAACTATCTTTTGCAGGTGCACATCTTTACGCTTATTCCTATTTATATGATAAGAAAGTGGCTGCAACCGATAAGGATGTCAAGGCAACTTTCACTATAGATATGAAAGATAAGGACGGTGATGCTATATACATGAATCTTTGGATGAAAGGAGAACCGGAACGTGAAGTCTTTACGGCCTTGGCGCCAATGACCGAAGGGTTGAGCCGTACACCGAATATGCCCTATAATATAAGGGAACAGCCAACGCTGACATTTGTTGCCCGCCAACATGGAGAAGCTTGGAATCGTCCTTTTGTTTCGATATACGAACCGAGTACGAAAAAGGAGCCGTCCGCTATTCAGTCCGTTTCTTACTTTGATGCGGAGGGGACAGGTTTGGAAGACTTTGCCGGAATCTGTGTGAAAAGCAAAAACGGACGTATAGATCATATTTTCTCTCTATCCGATGCCGCACAAACCGCTGCTTATCAGGGAATGAAAGTGAAAGCGGATTATGCTGTTATCAGCAATGAATATACAGGAAAACGGACGTTGTTTTTAGGGAATGGGACCCTATTGGTTACGCCCGGGATAATGATTCAGACCGATAATGCCGCCAATGTACTGCTCGAAAAGAAAGAGGGGGAATGGTATATTATTTCTTCTGCCCCCTGTACGGTTGTTATCGGTGATAAGAAAATCAAATCAGATGCTGTACCGGAGCCTATGTTGTTGCGTATCTGA
- a CDS encoding copper resistance protein NlpE N-terminal domain-containing protein yields MKKVIMLAAVVAALASCQSKANKTVEAQADSQAIVMTPITESTAVYKGTIPAADGPGIDYVLTLSDATDGMDAMYTLDMTYLDAEGQGQNKTFTSKGKQETIQKVVNQKTVTAVKLTPNDSEAPMYFAIVNDTTLRLVNDSLQEADNNLNYDIIKVKQ; encoded by the coding sequence ATGAAAAAAGTAATTATGTTAGCAGCAGTTGTAGCAGCTTTGGCATCTTGCCAATCAAAAGCAAACAAAACCGTAGAAGCACAAGCAGACAGTCAGGCTATTGTTATGACACCGATTACCGAATCGACCGCAGTTTATAAAGGTACTATTCCTGCAGCCGACGGTCCGGGTATTGACTATGTCTTGACCCTGAGTGATGCAACCGATGGTATGGATGCCATGTATACATTAGATATGACTTACCTCGATGCTGAAGGCCAAGGACAAAACAAGACTTTCACTTCAAAAGGAAAACAAGAAACGATACAGAAGGTAGTAAACCAAAAAACCGTGACAGCTGTTAAGTTAACTCCGAACGATAGTGAAGCTCCAATGTATTTCGCAATTGTGAATGATACCACTCTTCGTCTGGTAAACGATAGCTTGCAAGAAGCTGACAACAATTTGAATTATGACATCATCAAGGTAAAACAATAA